In a genomic window of Trachemys scripta elegans isolate TJP31775 chromosome 12, CAS_Tse_1.0, whole genome shotgun sequence:
- the LOC117885429 gene encoding olfactory receptor 12-like translates to MTFLVIYIITVLGNTILVLTITADSRLHTPMYFLLMNLSLLDLCYSSVIAPRAMVSFLIDTKTISYSGCATQLFFFSLFVTTEAFILSAMAYDRYTAICNPLLYTATMSKPVCIQLVVGAYMCGSMNSMLQTGFTFTLSFCGSNEIDYFFCDVPPLLTLSCTETYINQMVLFPLCGLIIVSTALIILVSYAYIISAVLQTRCATGRNKTFSTCTSHIVVVTLLYGTVFFMYAQPSSLSSPDQSKVVSVFYTLVIPMLNPFIYSLRNKDVKEALRRTIGCIMVLK, encoded by the coding sequence TTCCTGGTGATTTACATAATAACTGTGCTAGGAAACACCATCCTGGTACTCACCATTACAGCTGACTCTCGCCTTCATACCCCCATGTACTTCCTCCTCATGAACCTGTCACTCTTAGACCTCTGCTACTCCTCCGTCATTGCCCCCAGAGCCATGGTGAGCTTCCTAATAGACACCAAAACCATTTCCTACAGCGGATGTGCCACCCAATTattcttcttctctctttttgTCACTACTGAGGCATTCATCCTGTCGGCCATGGCATACGATCGATACACCGCCATCTGCAACCCTCTCCTGTATACTGCCACCATGTCCAAGCCAGTCTGCATTCAGCTGGTGGTGGGGGCCTATATGTGTGGCAGCATGAACTCCATGTTGCAAACAGGCTTCACCTTTACTCTGAGCTTCTGTGGCTCTAATGAGATCGATTACTTCTTCTGTGATGTTCCACCCCTGCTAACCCTCTCATGCACTGAAACCTATATCAATCAAATGGTGCTGTTTCCTTTATGTGGCCTCATCATAGTGAGCACTGCCCTGATCATTCTTGTCTCTTATGCCTATATCATCTCTGCTGTCCTCCAGACTCGCTGTGCCACGGGCAGGAACAAGAccttctccacctgcacctcccacATAGTGGTTGTGACTTTACTTTACGGGACTGTTTTCTTCATGTATGCCCAGCCAAGTTCATTATCCTCTCCAGATCAGAGCAAAGTGGTGTCTGTGTTTTACACCCTGGTCATCCCCATGTTGAATCCCTTCATCTACAGCCTAAGGAACAAGGATGTGAAAGAAGCTTTGAGAAGAACCATAGGCTGCATAATGGTTTTGAAATGA